The Streptomyces sp. NBC_00670 genome window below encodes:
- a CDS encoding SDR family oxidoreductase, translating to MSSPDPQVRAARNHTTGPAGRGPVVAVTGAATGVGALLTERLAASDEIGQVIALDERRGECAAAQWHVLDVRDPAIAEKLRGADVVVHLALDLDLETDAAARTAYNVRGTQTVLTAAAAAGVHRVVLCTSAMVYGALPDNELPLSEDAELRATAEATGVGDLLEIERLARRAPRAHPGLNVTVVRPAVLVGGTDTALTRYFESPRLLVVAGSRPAWQFCHVEDLCGALEYAVLEKADGELAVGCDGWLEQEEVEELSGIRRMELPSAVALGAAARLHRIGLTPSPAGDLAYTMYPWVVSGSRLHDAGWRPRWTNEEVLAALLEEVSGRHTVAGRRLGRKDATAAGAAGATVALLGAAAVVRRARKARRR from the coding sequence GTGAGTTCCCCAGATCCGCAGGTTCGCGCAGCGCGAAACCACACAACCGGCCCGGCCGGCCGCGGCCCCGTCGTCGCGGTCACCGGTGCCGCGACCGGGGTCGGAGCCCTGCTCACCGAGCGGCTCGCCGCCTCGGACGAGATCGGACAGGTGATCGCGCTCGACGAGCGGCGCGGCGAGTGCGCCGCCGCCCAGTGGCACGTCCTCGACGTGCGCGACCCGGCCATCGCGGAGAAGCTGCGCGGCGCGGACGTCGTCGTCCACCTGGCCCTCGACCTGGATCTCGAGACCGACGCCGCCGCCCGGACGGCCTACAACGTCCGGGGGACGCAGACCGTGCTGACCGCCGCCGCGGCGGCCGGGGTGCACCGGGTGGTGCTCTGCACCTCCGCGATGGTCTACGGGGCACTGCCGGACAACGAGCTGCCGCTCTCCGAGGACGCCGAGCTGCGGGCCACCGCGGAGGCGACCGGGGTGGGCGACCTGCTGGAGATCGAACGGCTGGCCCGGCGGGCCCCGCGCGCGCACCCCGGGCTCAACGTGACCGTCGTCCGCCCCGCCGTCCTGGTCGGCGGCACGGACACCGCGCTGACCAGGTACTTCGAGTCGCCCCGACTGCTCGTCGTCGCCGGGTCGCGGCCCGCCTGGCAGTTCTGCCACGTCGAGGATCTGTGCGGGGCGCTGGAGTACGCCGTCCTGGAGAAGGCCGACGGGGAACTCGCCGTCGGCTGCGACGGCTGGCTGGAGCAGGAGGAGGTCGAGGAGCTCAGCGGCATCCGGCGCATGGAGCTGCCGTCGGCCGTGGCGCTGGGCGCGGCGGCGCGGCTGCACCGCATCGGGCTCACCCCGTCGCCCGCGGGCGACCTCGCCTACACGATGTACCCCTGGGTGGTGAGCGGGAGCCGGCTGCACGACGCGGGCTGGCGGCCGCGCTGGACCAACGAGGAGGTGCTCGCGGCGCTCCTGGAGGAGGTCTCCGGACGGCACACGGTGGCCGGACGGCGGCTGGGCCGCAAGGACGCGACGGCGGCGGGCGCGGCGGGGGCGACGGTGGCGCTGCTGGGCGCGGCGGCGGTCGTACGGCGGGCGCGCAAGGCGCGGCGGCGGTAG
- a CDS encoding zinc-dependent metalloprotease encodes MSDTPFGFGLPPEEPDDGDEGKKKDQQSGGGQGPANPFGFGSPGAGGAGADNPFAAMFGSLNPSDLGAAFQQLGQMLSYEGGPVNWDMAQQIARQTVAQGAPNGTKDASVGPAERAAVQEAVRLADLWLDDATSLPSGAGTAVAWSRAEWVEATLPVWKDLVDPVAERVGAAMGDVLPEEMQAMAGPLIGMMRSMGGAMFGTQIGQAVGVLAGEVVGSTDIGLPLGPAGKAALLPLNIEGFGKDLGVPMEEVRLYLALREAAHQRLFAHVPWLRSHLFGAVEGYARGIKVDTAKLEDVVGQFDPQNPEELQQALQQGMFQPEDTPEQKAALARLETALALVEGWVDAVVHAAAKPRLSSADALRETLRRRRASGGPAEQTFATLIGLQLRPRRLRDASRLWASLADARGVDGRDALWAHPDMLPNASDLDDPDGFVHHEQLDFSELDKMLGEAAHKPDTKPDLKKDDDGSADGDDGKGGKGGKGDDKGENDSKGDGAE; translated from the coding sequence GTGAGTGACACCCCATTCGGATTCGGCCTTCCGCCGGAGGAGCCGGACGACGGCGACGAGGGCAAGAAGAAGGACCAGCAGAGCGGTGGTGGTCAGGGACCGGCCAATCCGTTCGGTTTCGGGTCGCCCGGAGCCGGCGGCGCCGGCGCCGACAACCCGTTCGCAGCGATGTTCGGTTCCCTGAACCCCAGCGATCTGGGGGCCGCGTTCCAGCAGCTCGGCCAGATGCTCTCCTACGAGGGCGGGCCGGTGAACTGGGACATGGCCCAGCAGATCGCCCGCCAGACGGTCGCCCAGGGCGCACCGAACGGCACCAAGGACGCGAGCGTGGGCCCCGCCGAGCGTGCGGCGGTCCAGGAGGCCGTCCGCCTGGCCGACCTGTGGCTCGACGACGCGACGTCCCTGCCGTCGGGTGCGGGCACCGCCGTGGCCTGGAGCCGCGCGGAGTGGGTCGAGGCGACGCTGCCGGTGTGGAAGGACCTGGTGGACCCGGTCGCCGAGCGCGTCGGCGCGGCCATGGGCGATGTCCTGCCGGAGGAGATGCAGGCGATGGCCGGTCCCCTCATCGGCATGATGCGCTCGATGGGCGGCGCCATGTTCGGCACGCAGATCGGGCAGGCCGTCGGCGTGCTCGCGGGCGAGGTCGTCGGCTCGACCGACATCGGCCTGCCGCTCGGCCCGGCCGGCAAGGCCGCGCTGCTGCCGCTGAACATCGAGGGCTTCGGCAAGGACCTGGGCGTGCCGATGGAGGAGGTACGGCTGTACCTGGCCCTGCGCGAGGCCGCCCACCAGCGGCTGTTCGCCCATGTGCCGTGGCTGCGCTCGCACCTCTTCGGTGCCGTCGAGGGGTACGCGCGCGGGATCAAGGTCGACACCGCGAAGCTGGAGGACGTGGTCGGCCAGTTCGACCCGCAGAACCCCGAGGAGCTGCAGCAGGCGCTCCAGCAGGGCATGTTCCAGCCGGAGGACACCCCGGAGCAGAAGGCCGCCCTGGCCCGTCTGGAGACGGCGCTGGCGCTGGTCGAGGGCTGGGTGGACGCGGTCGTGCACGCGGCGGCCAAGCCGCGCCTGTCGTCGGCGGACGCGCTGCGCGAGACGCTGCGCAGGCGCCGCGCCTCGGGCGGCCCGGCCGAACAGACGTTCGCCACGCTCATCGGTCTGCAGCTGCGCCCGCGCCGGCTGCGGGACGCCTCCCGGCTGTGGGCGTCGCTGGCCGACGCACGCGGTGTGGACGGCCGGGACGCGCTGTGGGCGCACCCGGACATGCTGCCGAACGCCTCCGACCTGGACGACCCGGACGGCTTCGTCCACCACGAGCAGCTGGACTTCTCCGAGCTGGACAAGATGCTCGGCGAGGCGGCGCACAAGCCCGACACGAAGCCCGACCTGAAGAAGGACGACGACGGCTCCGCGGACGGGGACGACGGCAAGGGCGGCAAGGGCGGCAAGGGCGA
- a CDS encoding molybdenum cofactor biosynthesis protein MoaE: MAGIQEHPGERAAGDPIKLLGIRDTPLSVDEVFRAVGDDAAGGTALFVGTVRDHDGGADVDALSYSGHPSAEAELRRVAEKVVADYPVRALAAVHRVGDLTVGDLAVVVAVACPHRGEAFEACRKLIDDLKHEVPIWKHQTFSDGTEEWVGADAC; the protein is encoded by the coding sequence ATGGCTGGTATCCAGGAGCACCCCGGTGAGCGCGCGGCCGGGGATCCCATCAAGTTGCTCGGCATCCGTGACACGCCGCTCTCCGTCGACGAGGTCTTCCGGGCCGTGGGGGACGACGCCGCCGGAGGCACCGCGCTGTTCGTCGGCACCGTGCGCGACCACGACGGTGGGGCCGACGTCGACGCCCTGTCGTACTCGGGCCACCCGAGCGCCGAGGCCGAGCTGCGGCGCGTGGCCGAGAAGGTCGTCGCCGACTACCCCGTGCGCGCGCTGGCCGCGGTCCACCGGGTGGGAGACCTGACCGTCGGCGACCTCGCCGTCGTCGTCGCCGTGGCCTGCCCGCACCGCGGCGAGGCCTTCGAGGCGTGCCGGAAGCTGATCGACGACCTCAAGCACGAGGTGCCCATCTGGAAGCACCAGACGTTCTCCGACGGGACGGAGGAATGGGTGGGCGCCGACGCCTGCTGA